CAACAATCTGCAGGTCATCGCTTGCCATACGCTCGGAAAGGTTCAACAGAGCATCCTCCGTTGAAATACCTAGGCGAACCTCATGAAGCACCCGTCCGAACTCCTCAGATGCCGGCGCAGGCACCTCATTAACCGCAAGGTCGAGAGCCTGCATCAAGCTGTAACCGGATTGAACCGCGCCCTTGACCAGAACCAGAACATCCAGGAGCTGATCCTGGAATTTATTCTGCCTGCGGATGATCGCCCTATCTAACAAGATCGGCGGAATCATAATCGCAACCACGCTAATAAACAATCCTGCTAACATTGAACCAAAAATCAACCAGGAAGCTGCGAAAGTCAATATTGTGAGCGAGACACGAATAAGGATGTATTCAATATCCGTGATCTCCCAATACGCACTGGAAATCTTTATTTGAAGTTTTTCAGAAGATATATTCGAGAGAGATGAATTGATCCATTCCCGAAAATTGCTGATATCTTCCACGGAAGGCAAAGGCACAGTCCTGCGGGACGGCTTACGCTGGTCCTCAACTTCTTCTTCCTGAGTGACAAACTGTGAGATCCGGCCTTGCTTCTTTGCCGACAGTCTGTTTCGATATAGCCAAACAGCGATCCCGATTAGCCCAAGAAAGCTAACGCCAAAAACCGCAACTAGGATGCCGGTGATTAATGTCTGACTCAAAAGATCCTCGCTTATTATTCCTTCCAGAACCTAAATAAAGAAATATCCTTATTGACTATTTACCTTCAGGGCTCTGGATCAACTTCAGCAAATCTTTCGTAATATCGGTATAGGCCCGACTGATCGGATGGCGGCCCTTCTTCATCACAATCGGAACGCCCTCATTCAAACAACTGAGTGCCAGATTTTCATCAGCAGGAATTTTGCCAAATACCTTCATCTTCAAGATGCTCTCAATCTCATCGCTCTTCACATCGGCTTTTCTGCCGACCATATTGAGGAGGAACAGCATCTTTTCTTTCGGATAAGAGAGCGTTGAGGCAATTTCAAGGAATTGCCTGGCATCGCGCATGGAGGCAAGATCAGGATTCAGGACGAGCAGGATCTTATCCGATGAATCCATGTAAGTGACCGTGTTTTCATCCAAGTAATTGCCGCCATCAATAATGATATTCGGGAAGACTTCTTGTAGGCTTTGAACGACAGTGAAAAGGTTCTCGGGTTTGATCCCTTGGGCCTGAGAAATCGAATTTGGACTGGGCAGCACATAAACACCGGATGCATGCTGCTCCACAACTTGTTTGATCAATTGCTGGTCCAACTTTCCGGCATGAGCAATCAAATCGGTGATCGAGTTGCCAGTGAACAGGTTCAAGAACAGTGCGACATGCCCAAACAAATGCTTACCATCAATCAATAAGACGTCCTCGTTAAGCGCCTTATTCAGGCTGATTGCCAGGTTAATGGCAACTGTTGTTGTTCCTGCCCCACCTTTAGGACTAAATACAGTATATGTGTTTTTCGCGTTGATAATATTCTCCATAAGGGTACCTTCAGTCGGTGTGGTTTGATTGCGTTCTAAAAGTTCCAATACTCGCTTGATGATGATCACTAATTTTTCCGATTGGAAAGGGTACTGCAGAAATGCTCTGGCACCTGACAAAACAACCCGATCCAAATTAACCATTTCCGCTTCTGAAAGTAACGCAACTACGGCGCTCTTAGGAAAATCAGAGGCAAGTTTATCTACCAAATAAAATGGATGATGTTGAAAACCAAAGTCGAGGAGGACAACATCTGGTTTCAATTGTGAAATCACACTCAGTAAGTTCTCCTGTGTGATTTCCTTTTCAAGCAGTTTCAACTCATCTTGTTCTGCCAGAGTGGTTCTGGTTGCCTCAATGACTGATGGATTCTTCGAAACCAGGAGTATTGTTGCGGATTCGTTGTTTTTCGCCATTATTAGAGTTCCTTATACAATCAAGGTAAGATCTCAAGACCATAAAATTCAATAATGTATTCAGCGGTAACGGGTGTCAGTTCAAATTGCATGGTTGATGTGGGCGCACGAAGTACAATATCGAAGATGGCATTTGTATCTTTAAGGTGCTTCAGAATCAGAGCGTCCTGGGGGGATAAAGCGAAGAGATAGGCTTCAATCGTCCCTTTCACAGCCGTCGACTGTTGATTATTGGTGTTCAACATATTCTCTTCTGTGTTGGTATTTGATGCTTCGATCACATCTACCACAAGCGCCGTAACACTGATCCGTTGCATGGTGTCAACCGTGAATGTCCTCGTCTGAGGCTCATTTTCCTCATCAGTCGCCGCGGGGGTATCGCCAACAGTCTCAACCTCTTCGTCAAAGGTGGCAAAGATATCAACGATGTCACCCCGCTGGACCATGCTGTTGCGGCTCATCAAGTCATTGGCTGGGAAGGCCATCAGGATATGATCCTCACTTAAAATAAAGCTGATATCGCCGATGTTGTTGGTCGGATCAGCTAAATTATGGAGGAGCACCATCTCACCCTGGATCATATCAGTTTTGACCATCTTGCCCACAGCGGCATCCAGTGTGGAAAGCACATCGCGGGGGGCGATTTCCACTGGCACACTCGCCAGTTCGACATCGCCGGTCTCAATTCGGTCACCAAGAGAAAGATCACGTGTCAATACGACAACAGTGGTTTTGACTGTCTCTTCCTCAACATTAACGGGGGTTTGGGCTGCCTGGTAACGTTGGACCAATAATATACTGGCAAAAACACCCACAGCGACGAGGATCAACCCCGCAATAACTATCAAGAATACTTTAGCTTTGTTTGACAAAGGAAACCTCCAATGATCGTATAAGATCTATATCTAGTTACCTAATGAAATCGTACAATTGCCAAGGTTAATTTCACAGCCTTGGGTAATATCCGGTATAACGCCAACATCCGAGAGGAAAAACCCCTCAATCACAGGTTCGTTATCGGAGAGGTCTACATTATTCGGTAGGGTCTGAGCGTACCGATAGCCCGGGCAATCCCCGTTACTAGCCACACAAGTGATATAGAAAGGTTCAAATGTCAGGATATGGTAATAGGGTCCGGAATTCTTCATCTCTGAAAAATCATCCACTCCAGAGTATGCTGGCCATGGGGGTGAAGCATGAGCGTCATTAACACAGGTCTGAGGACTCTGAATCTGAGGGTTCTCATCACAGATCACGTTATAAACCGGGATCAGTACAACCTCGCCTGCAAATCCGTGGGTTTCCATCAAATTAAGTACAGCAACCACAACACCACTCTTGCCCGAAAGCCAGGTATGCGAATCAATGGTGATATTCGGGTGTGGTCCCTCATCCACCCAGTCCCCGATGTTGGAGGTGTCAGCCGTCAGATAGAGCCAGCCCCGATCGCCAGCAACCTGGAGGTCCTTCTTACCATCGCCATCAAGGTCACATTGAATCGCACCAAGTAAAGGGTCGTCCTCCATGCAAATCTTATCGGAATCGAAAATAATATAGATCTGCTCAGGTGGTTGATTGGATGCATTAACAACATTCGTCCCATCCATATGATAGGAGTCAACATTACCATCATAATCACTGATATCTAGATTAGGGACATCGCCATTGACCAATGTCTTGAGCTCATCCCAATCCATGGTTTGCATCTGGCAGCCATAATCATCGGGGAAGGGCATATCTGGCAACTCGCCGCCCACAGAAGGCGCTCGACAGTTCCAGGCCAAGGGGATAACGGACTTCCCCATCGGGCCAAAGCATCCCGAGGAGGCATCGGCTGTGGCTGTCAAAGTATCCATGCCAAAGAGTTTCGCAAAAAACGACTCACTTTGAACTGTAGCCTCAACATAGACAACAGAATCAACAATGGAAACATTTACAGAAGTTGCTCCATTTTTTTCCATGGCATAATGGGTCGCAACAGCTTCACCATCTGAAAATCCATAGCAAACCCGTTGCGCACCAGCCAGCGCGCCTGCATCCGCTGCAGCCTGTGCAGTGCGCCGGTTGGACATGATAGCTCCCCCATCCAGAATCAGCACAATCATCGCAGCAATGGCAAATATCATGAAGACGACCAAAACCATCATCTGACCGTGCTCAAGTTTTCGTACCTTATTTGTCACTTTCATCTCCGCCTCCAGATTAGTTGGTTTTATCTGGAATTATTACTTCATCCATACTAGTGAATAATTGATACTGTGCAGTTGCCGAGGTTGACATCACATTCGAGCGCAATATCCAAACCAAGATCGATATTTTCAAGGAAAAATCCTTCAATTGTTCTGGCCTTATTTGTTTTCAGACTGGGGTTTAATGCTTTGGCGAGTGCCAATCCTGAACATATGGGATCACCAGGTACGGCATGAACACAAGTCACATAAAATGGGGCCAGGGTGATGACACGGTAGTATTTTTGATCGCCTGTGCCTGGACTGACATCTTCTCCGGCAGTGGAACAGCTGCCAATTGTCTGGTTGCCAGCATTATATTTCCCTTCACAGAGTTGATTGTATACAGGGACCAGGACAACAGTGCCGACTACATAATCTTTGGCAGCCTCAAAAGCCACGGTCATATTACCGTTATCAGAAGGCAGCCAGATAACTGGTGAAAGGGTTCCATCAAACCCATCCGACAAAGCGTCCTGAGGTTTGAGTTTGTCCTCCAAATAGAGCCATCCCCGCGCCCCGCCAAAGCGGAAATCACTTTGTCCATCCCCATCATGGTCACAAACAAGTGCACCAGGATAGGTGGGATTATCTTCAATACAGGTTACATCATCGACAGTTTTTTCCTCATCCATCAAGATATAGATTTGGCTGGGTGGATCACCGGTAACCCTATTTATGATCTCATCCCCATCCATCTTAAAAGTCCCATCATTACCTGGGATGGAGATGGACGACACCTCTCCGTTGACCAGAGGTTCAAGCAAGCCATCCCAATCCAAGGAATTGATCTGACAATCTTTGCCCTCATCAAACCCTGCACCGCCTACTGAAGGTCGACAACTCCATGCCACCGGCATAACAGCACCCGCGCCTTTAAGGGGATAGCAACCTGCCGTCGCATCTGCCAAAGCGGTCAATGTTTCTCGGCCAAAAATCTTAGCAAAAAAGGAAGGGTTTTCTACCGTCGCCTCAACACTGACGGTTGAGCCTGTGACAGTTACAGAAGTCGATGTTGCACCATTATTCGTGGCATAGGCTTCTGCAACTGCCTCAGCATCATAATAACCATAACAAGCCCGATTAGCGCCTGCCATCGCACCGGAGTCAGCGGCAACCTGAGCCGTACGCCTGTTCGCCATCACAGATCCGCCATCCAAAACCAATGCCACCATCCCAATAATCACAAACAGCATCAACACAATGAAGGGTAAAGTCTGACCTATTTCAAATTTTTCATTAACGCGGAACTTCTTCATTGTATTCCCTCCTAAAATGGAATGGCGACTGCGGTCCGCAGCATCTGTGATTGAACGTGCATATTTAAATCGCCAAATAACGCTATTCCAGGCGTCAATGGCTCAAACAAAAAATCAATTTCTATTTCAATCAACGGCTCACCATCAGCGTTATTTAGATGGTTAATCGTGATCACGGTGTCTGAAAGTTCATTGACATCAAACAACTTTGAACGTACCTCATTGCAAATGTTGACATTGCCCACCGAAATGGCATCGGCGCAGTTGAGGGGATAACTTTCCCAATAACCGCCATCACATGAACCGGTGTTAACTCGATAGTCACAGTCCGATTGCACAATGGCATAACGGGTTCCTTCACGAACTGCGGTGTTGAGTACGGCGTAATAAAATATGGCTCGGCCAAGATCAAACAAGCCCATGATGAGCAACATCAATAGGGGCAAAAGTAGAGCAAATTCGACCAGAGATTGGCCTGCCTTTGAATGCGAAATTTTCATTGAACCATCATCTCCACTGACGCAGTCAGATGAAAAGCGCCATCTCTTAGGAGGGTGACATTAAAAATGTCACCAAAAAAACCTAATATTGGCACGTCATCCACATCCGTCTCAACTGTCACCTCAACACTATACAAGCCGAAGGTACAGCAGTTATGCTGGGTGATCGTAACGGTAATATCCGAGACCCCGGAATTTGCCGCCTCAGCTTGCGCTGCTAATACTGCCTTAGGTGCATTTCCTGTGCCAGAATCATAATCTTCAGGATGTGTAGAAAGGTAGAACGCCCCTTCCCTGGCAGCATTCGTGATCACAATATGCGTAAAGAACAGGCGTCCGAACTCCAAAGCGCCAATGATCAACACCAATAATAGCGGCAATAACAACGCCATTTCGATCATGGATTGACCTTTGGAACGTTTATTTCTCCGTTTAAAATTCAGGTCGCTAGACATACTTTCCTTATTCTCACCCCCAAGTTGTCATATCCGCTTAATCCGTCCTCTTCAAAGGAGTCTCATTAACCTTAGCAATGATCCCCCAGGACATAAAAGTGCGAATATTTCAATTGGGGAAGCTCTCTTCCTTCATCACAAGAAGCTTATCCTTTGTGATGAAAATTATACTCTGACGCAGTTTAACCCTCGGGTACCCAAAACTGAAAGTCCGTTCACCGAACTTCCTTTTAATACTGCATTGCTCTATCAAAAACCCTGGAGATCGATGCTAGTCCTCAGTCGGTGGAAAATCGAAATACCTCGATGTGATGGTGTTGGCATAATTCCAGCCACGAATACAGAGATCACCGGATACATGAGCAGAGATATCAGACCACCGCATTGGACCCTGCGTATAATCAAATGTAGATTCAAGTGTGTTATAAACGCACTGCGAACCTGCGTTGTAATCCATTAATGTCAGCTTCCAGATCGTTGCATAATCCACTGCATAACCTGAATACCAGCCGGTTGCGTTATAAATCAATTGTTCCGTTTGATAACAATAACCAAGCAGTGATTCAGCCAAAACATTGACGCTCCGGCTGGCCTTGGTAGTATCAATGCCATATTCACATGTTGGGCAGGTATCCACCAGGGAAGCCAGGATCTGGTCGGCAATGCTGTAGCTTGCCACACAATCCGTCCCGGAAGGACAGACCTGGTTATAAAGGTCGGAATTCCATTGGACAGCATTCCGAATGCCCATATTGGTCAGATGTCCATAGCCAAAATGGATCGAGTTGATCGATGATGGCCAGAACTGGCTCTCTGTACCAATCAATAGTTTTAAAATAACTGGGGGAACGCCCACATCATCATAAGCCTGCAAAATAGGTTCGTTTAATAGATTCTGCACAATAATGACTGTTGGCAAAGCCTCTGACATACCACAGGCATTTGCATAACCGGTGGACATCAAACCATTAGAAGGACAAGTGCTTGCGTCAACAACGCCGTTGGCAATCAACTGTCCAGCCAAGTAATAGTATTTTTCTTCAGTGTAGAGCTGGTCCGCAGTCTCAGGTACATAAGCCCAGTGCAGATCAGATGTGGGTATGTTGACCCGATTAAGACAGGTAGAAACAGTCTGCGCTTCAACCACCTGAGGTTGAACAGACGGGAATACGATCCCTCCAAATAAAAAGATAAAAATGATAGCGGCGATGAAGAGAAGGGAATATGAATTTAAATGTTTTAAAGTCCGCATAGACAGTTATCTCCCAGAACTGAGCGGAATTGACAATAATTATTATAGCATAGAGTCAATGGAAAATAAAAAGAGGGTGTAAACTCTAATACCCAATTTTAATGCTAAATTAATATGTAAATTTTGCACAAGAAGCCCCGACAAAAGAACGCAAACATACCATGAAAAGCATATAAGGTCTCTTTTCAGAGACCTTATATGCTTTTCGTAAAGAATTGACAAGCTGTTAGTGATTACGTGCCGGCGCCACTGAGTTCGTTGGAAATATCAGAGAATACGCCGTTGATTTCACCACCAACTGCGGTAAGGACAACGATCACGACAATAGCGATGAGGAGTACGATCAAAGCATACTCGATCAACCCCTGTCCTTCATCATGCTGTTTGAGCTGTGCTAACAACATTTGCAAAAACATCGTTCATCTCCCTTTCTAAAAAGTGTATAAAACATTATAAACAGATATACCAAGTTGTCAATTACGATTCGCATAATAATGGATATCAGTTTAAATCCAGTGTAATATAACCATTATTATATAATTTGGTCCTTTCAACTATCCAGCGACGGTAAAAAAATTCCAAGTATCAATTAATCACCCGGAAGCGTTTTATGCCCGCGAATTAAGTACTGAGCCCATTCACAATATCCTGGAACAACCCATTAAGCTCGCCGCCCACCAGGCCTAAAACAATAATCACCACGATTGAGATCAAGACAACAATTAATGCGTATTCAATCAAACCTTGTCCCTCTTCTTTTTCGTGCTTTTCCAATATCGCACTTTTTCTGGGCCGCAATACTAAGTTTTCTATCATAGCTACCCCTTTTGAATAAATTTGATTGATATCACTTATTAATCATTCAAAAAGCTTTCAAGATAATCTCACAACGTCACTAACTAGATGCTAATATAACTGAATTAATAAGAACTGTTTACTTTGGAGAAGATATTTCAAAATCGACGCTATGGCAAATCTCGAATATATACTCTTTTCGTGTATAATTTATTTCGAGTGATAGATTAATTTTACATTAATTTTCCAAAAAATCAAATACAATATCGTAACAATAAAATAAACCATGCAAGTTCGGAGCCAAAATGGAATATATACTTACTGCGGTCATCGGAATTCTCCTGGGAATCATCATCAACTTTTTTGCCGATATCCTTCCGAGTGACTCAGGGCTGTCCATGCCCGCTTGCGCATCCTGTCAGCGCCCTTTATCCCTGAAAGATTACCTTTACGAATATAAGTGTTCGCACTGCGGCACCAGGCTGCCTGCCAGGAACCTGCTGGTCATTCTCGTCTCAGCCGCCATCAGCTTCCTGCTCAAGTTCTTCCCGCCGGCCCTATTGGGTTATTGGGCCGCACTGCCCGTCACGGCTCTGTTAGGCATCATCTTCGTCATTGATATCGAACATCATGCTGTCCTGCTGGAGACCACCGGTGCCGGCTTCATTCTCTTTCTCACCTATGGTCTTATCTTTCTGGGTTGGAAGAAATCCCTCTTGGGTGCTTTAGGTGGGCTGCTCATCACCCTGGCGTTCTACTTCCTCGGGATCCTGGTTTCAAAGATCGTGGGGGCCATACGCAAGAAGAAATTATCGGAGGTTGCTTTTGGCCTCGGGGATGTCATGGCCACGACAATCTTCGGCTTGCTGGTTGGCTGGCCGGCCATTGTGGGCGTCATCATCATCGCCATTGTCTCATTCGCTCTGGTTTCCGTGATCGCCCTGATTGTGCTCATCCTGACAAAAAAATATAGCGCCTTCTCCAATGCGCTCCCGTTTGCCCCCTTCCTGATTTTTGGGATCATCATGATCTTTTATATCTAATCCCTAAATCAATAACCCATCCCCTCTAAAAACTTATCACTCAGCTGGCAACTGACTATTCAGTTCCTCCTGCGCGCCATTCGTGCTAGCCAGCTTCCGCCGCCCACCGTCCCCTGCCAACAGGATCATAAGGAAGGTTTTACTTTTCTTTCATGAAACCATTTCCAACTAAAGCATCCGAACTACTGGTGAACAATCACCGCCACGTCGTCCCGATAGACTTCTTCCCAGCCAAGGTCAACCACCATCAAATGCGTCACAATCTCATTCGGCGGCAGGATCGCCCAGGTGACATCATAGCTTTCGAAAATATCCGCCCAGCCATCCTCAGCGGAGAGCACCTCGAGATATTGCCGGGTTAGCGCCTCGCCATAGAAGTCCGTCTGGCCATCAATGAAGACCAGATCATCCGGCCATTCCTCATAAAGCAGATAGCCGCCCCAGATGAAATAGTTGAACATATTCCCTTCCTGGGGGTGATCCTCCATCCAGGCCACCGCATCCACCGGGAAGATATCAGGGTCATAGGCATACCCTTCCTGCTGGGCATCAAAGGTAAATCCCAGGCTCAGGCCAATCACCGCCAGCAGGACAATCAACACCGGCCAGACATACCCCTTCAACTGGCCGTCCAGACTCAAGTAACGGTCATCCGACTTCTTCAATCGAGCCACCCATTTGAACTTCTCCGTTGCCTGAATAAACAACATATCCAGTTCAGCAGCAAGCAGCGGGGCGGAGATGATCGCAAATAAGGGGACATTCCTGGCGCTATAAAGCCCCATCGCCAGCCAGGCGATGGCGGGAACCAGGTCACGGAATTTCCGGTCCCGCTTATTGACCGCAAAGAGAACCAAAAGCAGGACAACGAATAACAGGAACGGCCACATGCGGTAGAGGTGGAAATTCGGCGATTGATATTCAATCGTCATATCCACCAGGAAACTTTCACCCAAATACCCTACGCTGGTACCCCAAATGCCCAGCCCAGCAGGGTTGATGAACGAAGCCAACAGGGACGCACCGCCGCCCAATAGATAGGACTGCCAGAATTTTGCCGGCAAGCCCTCCCGCAAGGGACGCTTCGCCCAAATTTGGTCCAGTAACGTGCCGAAGCCAAACAGAAACCAGGTCATAAATCCGGCAATGAAGGCCCCGTGGAAATTAGCCCACAAGACCATCAGCAGCGGCAGCTGCCACCAGCTCTTCACCTTTCCCTGCACCATCCGGTTCAACACCACCGCCCACAACGCCAGAAAAAGGAAAGTGAAGATATGCGGCCTGGAAAGCCAATGCAGTGCAGAGGTCGTCATCGCCAGAAAAGCCACCAACAACGCGATCAGCATTGAATTAGTGTTCAGCCGGATCCGCCGGTAGACCAACCAGAAGGTGGTGGCGATCAACAGAGCACAAACCAGGATCACACCGGTGAAACCGGCCAGGTTATGCGCCTGGGCAAAGACCACCTGTGAAAGCCATTCATGCGGCGTGACTGGATCACCCAGCATGGTGTGTGAAAAAAGGTCAAAGCGGGGAATGGTCAGGTTTTGGAGGATATATTTACCAATGGTCAGGTGCCGTCCGAGGTCCCCATCGAGGTTCATCATCTTATGACCGCGCGCCAGGACGCCAATGAAAGCAACGATCCAGACCAGATCGTTGAAGTTAGGAAGAAGGTAACCGAGCAGTGGGCTTTTTCGTTCTCTCATCTCATTCCTTTTTCTCATTGGTCAAACCTTATAAACATCAAGCCATCCTGTTGGTGCTGGGGAAAAGGAACCCTTCCACTCAACACTCAGCAGGAGCCTGACATTTCTACTTTAATTCTAACTGGAAATTACACCCTTGAACGAGGTAATTCAGCTGCCCTCACCCACCAGTTCTATCCGGTCCCCTTCAGCGAAATCATCCAACCGGGATGGGTGCAGTTCGATCACATATCTGGCGGCCACCTTGGGCAGATAGGCTAAAGCCCACGGTTTTGCCAGCACCTTATCCACCACAACCAGGTCCCTATCCAACCAGATCACGGCGATGGCATAGTTCATAAAGAGCATATGGATTGATGCATTCATCCGGGAGGGGACTTTCTCGTCCATGATGATCCCGCCCTCTGGGTTGATCTCCTTGGTAAACATCAAACCCCGCAGCCGGCTGAAAAAGGATTCGCACACCTTCACCTGGATTTCTCCGGTTGGAGAAGTCTGATTGACAATCGATACCATCTTCAACACACACCTCACCTTTCCTCCAGTTGGACTATACCAGAGTGTAACATAGCTCTCCCTTCAATTGGATATAACTGCTTTGGGAATATAAAAATGCCTGGGACTTTGTCCCAGGCATTAAGCAATATTGAATTTATTTCTTGCTTACACAAAGATCATAATCGGATCTTCGAGCAATTCCCTGACAGTCTGCAGGAATTTCGCTGCCGGAGCGCCATCTACCAGGCGGTGATCAAAGACCAAACTCAGGGTCATCATCTTGCGGATCTCGGCCTGACCGTTCACAGGTACGATCTTCTCTTGAATTCGACCCAAGCCCAGAATAGCCAGTTCAGGCAGGTTGATCACAGGGGTGAAGGCATCAACGCCGTAGCTACCCAGGTTGGTGATGGTGAACGTGCCACCCACCAGGTCATCGGGGGAAATTCGGCCTGATTTGGCGGCATCCACCAGGTGATGGAACCGGGCACCCAGGTCTTTCAACTCCATCTGGTCAGCTTTCTTGAC
This Chloroflexota bacterium DNA region includes the following protein-coding sequences:
- a CDS encoding flagella basal body P-ring formation protein FlgA; translated protein: MSNKAKVFLIVIAGLILVAVGVFASILLVQRYQAAQTPVNVEEETVKTTVVVLTRDLSLGDRIETGDVELASVPVEIAPRDVLSTLDAAVGKMVKTDMIQGEMVLLHNLADPTNNIGDISFILSEDHILMAFPANDLMSRNSMVQRGDIVDIFATFDEEVETVGDTPAATDEENEPQTRTFTVDTMQRISVTALVVDVIEASNTNTEENMLNTNNQQSTAVKGTIEAYLFALSPQDALILKHLKDTNAIFDIVLRAPTSTMQFELTPVTAEYIIEFYGLEILP
- a CDS encoding pilus assembly protein yields the protein MKISHSKAGQSLVEFALLLPLLMLLIMGLFDLGRAIFYYAVLNTAVREGTRYAIVQSDCDYRVNTGSCDGGYWESYPLNCADAISVGNVNICNEVRSKLFDVNELSDTVITINHLNNADGEPLIEIEIDFLFEPLTPGIALFGDLNMHVQSQMLRTAVAIPF
- a CDS encoding DUF192 domain-containing protein, which translates into the protein MLKMVSIVNQTSPTGEIQVKVCESFFSRLRGLMFTKEINPEGGIIMDEKVPSRMNASIHMLFMNYAIAVIWLDRDLVVVDKVLAKPWALAYLPKVAARYVIELHPSRLDDFAEGDRIELVGEGS
- a CDS encoding Flp family type IVb pilin is translated as MIENLVLRPRKSAILEKHEKEEGQGLIEYALIVVLISIVVIIVLGLVGGELNGLFQDIVNGLST
- a CDS encoding Flp family type IVb pilin, which encodes MLLAQLKQHDEGQGLIEYALIVLLIAIVVIVVLTAVGGEINGVFSDISNELSGAGT
- a CDS encoding flp pilus-assembly TadE/G-like family protein, which produces MKKFRVNEKFEIGQTLPFIVLMLFVIIGMVALVLDGGSVMANRRTAQVAADSGAMAGANRACYGYYDAEAVAEAYATNNGATSTSVTVTGSTVSVEATVENPSFFAKIFGRETLTALADATAGCYPLKGAGAVMPVAWSCRPSVGGAGFDEGKDCQINSLDWDGLLEPLVNGEVSSISIPGNDGTFKMDGDEIINRVTGDPPSQIYILMDEEKTVDDVTCIEDNPTYPGALVCDHDGDGQSDFRFGGARGWLYLEDKLKPQDALSDGFDGTLSPVIWLPSDNGNMTVAFEAAKDYVVGTVVLVPVYNQLCEGKYNAGNQTIGSCSTAGEDVSPGTGDQKYYRVITLAPFYVTCVHAVPGDPICSGLALAKALNPSLKTNKARTIEGFFLENIDLGLDIALECDVNLGNCTVSIIH
- a CDS encoding pilus assembly protein, which produces MSSDLNFKRRNKRSKGQSMIEMALLLPLLLVLIIGALEFGRLFFTHIVITNAAREGAFYLSTHPEDYDSGTGNAPKAVLAAQAEAANSGVSDITVTITQHNCCTFGLYSVEVTVETDVDDVPILGFFGDIFNVTLLRDGAFHLTASVEMMVQ
- a CDS encoding type II secretion system F family protein gives rise to the protein MSQTLITGILVAVFGVSFLGLIGIAVWLYRNRLSAKKQGRISQFVTQEEEVEDQRKPSRRTVPLPSVEDISNFREWINSSLSNISSEKLQIKISSAYWEITDIEYILIRVSLTILTFAASWLIFGSMLAGLFISVVAIMIPPILLDRAIIRRQNKFQDQLLDVLVLVKGAVQSGYSLMQALDLAVNEVPAPASEEFGRVLHEVRLGISTEDALLNLSERMASDDLQIVVTAIIINTQVGGNLSTVLESTIDTIRDRMQLFAEIRSLTSYSRYVGNFLSLMPFITGLAIFMLSPSYFDAVATSIITQGIFLGALVLVIIGNVWIRKLIQIKV
- a CDS encoding prepilin peptidase, which produces MEYILTAVIGILLGIIINFFADILPSDSGLSMPACASCQRPLSLKDYLYEYKCSHCGTRLPARNLLVILVSAAISFLLKFFPPALLGYWAALPVTALLGIIFVIDIEHHAVLLETTGAGFILFLTYGLIFLGWKKSLLGALGGLLITLAFYFLGILVSKIVGAIRKKKLSEVAFGLGDVMATTIFGLLVGWPAIVGVIIIAIVSFALVSVIALIVLILTKKYSAFSNALPFAPFLIFGIIMIFYI
- a CDS encoding AAA family ATPase, with translation MAKNNESATILLVSKNPSVIEATRTTLAEQDELKLLEKEITQENLLSVISQLKPDVVLLDFGFQHHPFYLVDKLASDFPKSAVVALLSEAEMVNLDRVVLSGARAFLQYPFQSEKLVIIIKRVLELLERNQTTPTEGTLMENIINAKNTYTVFSPKGGAGTTTVAINLAISLNKALNEDVLLIDGKHLFGHVALFLNLFTGNSITDLIAHAGKLDQQLIKQVVEQHASGVYVLPSPNSISQAQGIKPENLFTVVQSLQEVFPNIIIDGGNYLDENTVTYMDSSDKILLVLNPDLASMRDARQFLEIASTLSYPKEKMLFLLNMVGRKADVKSDEIESILKMKVFGKIPADENLALSCLNEGVPIVMKKGRHPISRAYTDITKDLLKLIQSPEGK